From the Streptomyces syringium genome, one window contains:
- a CDS encoding DUF5937 family protein, with protein sequence MSVFIDIAGLATADIVFELSPLAELSLALHTLSEPGHHPGTAGWATATAASLEPDLAGRLCEADFLWRNTFSDLFMPFAGVRGGDGRTRATLAEELDLLDRLDDEQFVSTALEFCSLDSYNTGGLSPLSDPAARARALELATARGPQQMKFTARLLEDPGSVRVWVRRLVEDCDAAFFADTWRRVHGKLAADARHKTQLLRRKGLDHALTAVSPALALEDGGARIRADKLSEGQATAMDPEVGVGLTFVPSHFGWPHLMILHRPGWRPVVHYPVGGPELPAPASVELLKLRLEALAHPVRIQVCRTTARAPHTTGELAVILGISAPEVSRHLAVLKKAGLIITRRRGRYVMYQLDITVVARLSSDFLEGILR encoded by the coding sequence ATGAGCGTCTTCATCGACATCGCGGGGCTGGCGACCGCGGACATCGTCTTCGAGCTGTCCCCGCTCGCCGAGCTGAGCCTCGCCCTGCACACCCTGTCCGAGCCCGGGCACCACCCGGGGACGGCAGGCTGGGCCACGGCCACGGCGGCCTCGCTGGAGCCGGATCTCGCGGGACGCCTCTGCGAAGCCGACTTCCTCTGGCGCAATACCTTTTCCGACCTCTTCATGCCGTTCGCCGGGGTGCGCGGCGGTGACGGCAGGACCCGGGCGACGCTCGCCGAGGAGCTGGACCTGCTGGACCGGCTGGACGACGAGCAGTTCGTCTCGACGGCGTTGGAGTTCTGCAGCCTCGACTCGTACAACACGGGCGGTCTGTCACCGCTCAGCGATCCCGCGGCCCGCGCAAGGGCGCTGGAGCTGGCGACGGCCCGCGGTCCGCAGCAGATGAAGTTCACCGCGCGGCTGCTGGAGGACCCCGGTTCGGTACGCGTGTGGGTGCGCCGTCTCGTGGAGGACTGCGACGCCGCCTTCTTCGCGGACACCTGGCGCCGGGTGCACGGCAAGCTGGCCGCCGACGCCCGGCACAAGACACAGCTGCTGCGGCGCAAAGGGCTCGATCACGCGCTGACCGCGGTGTCGCCGGCCCTGGCCCTGGAGGACGGCGGGGCCCGGATCCGTGCCGACAAGCTGTCGGAGGGGCAGGCGACGGCGATGGACCCGGAGGTGGGAGTGGGCCTCACCTTCGTGCCGTCGCACTTCGGCTGGCCGCATCTGATGATCCTGCACCGGCCGGGGTGGCGTCCGGTCGTCCACTACCCCGTCGGCGGCCCCGAACTTCCGGCGCCCGCCTCGGTGGAGCTGCTCAAGCTGCGGCTCGAAGCCCTGGCGCACCCCGTACGGATACAGGTGTGCCGCACCACGGCCCGTGCCCCGCACACGACGGGCGAACTGGCCGTCATCCTCGGCATCAGCGCACCCGAGGTCTCCCGTCATCTGGCGGTGCTGAAGAAGGCGGGCCTGATCATCACGCGCCGTCGTGGCCGGTACGTCATGTACCAGCTCGACATCACGGTGGTGGCACGGCTCAGCAGCGACTTCCTGGAGGGAATCCTGCGCTAG
- a CDS encoding VOC family protein, which yields MTVAKTSVLVLDCAEPEALAEFYANLLDARTQPGADPDFVEVVGLDGAHLAIRKDHGLAPPSWPRPDDSQQAHLRLLVARDDMDEAEREAIALGARPLDTKDNGGPDDVRIYSDPAGHPFSLAARRDRPDC from the coding sequence ATGACCGTCGCGAAAACGAGTGTCCTGGTCCTGGACTGCGCGGAGCCCGAGGCGTTGGCGGAGTTCTACGCCAATCTGCTCGACGCGCGCACCCAGCCCGGAGCCGACCCCGATTTCGTCGAGGTCGTCGGCCTCGACGGCGCCCACCTGGCGATCCGGAAGGATCACGGCCTGGCGCCGCCCAGTTGGCCGCGACCGGACGACTCCCAGCAGGCACACCTCCGCCTCCTCGTCGCCCGGGACGACATGGACGAGGCGGAACGGGAAGCCATCGCTCTCGGTGCCCGGCCGCTGGATACGAAGGACAACGGCGGCCCTGATGATGTGCGGATCTACTCCGACCCCGCCGGGCACCCGTTCTCCCTGGCCGCACGCCGGGACCGGCCCGACTGCTGA
- a CDS encoding hydrophobic protein, translated as MVPLLAVLLLALLLFGAGFALKALWWVALIVLAVWLLGFVVRPTAGGGGRRSGRWYRW; from the coding sequence ATGGTTCCCCTACTCGCTGTGCTGCTGCTCGCCCTGCTCCTGTTCGGTGCGGGATTCGCGCTCAAGGCCCTGTGGTGGGTCGCCCTCATCGTGCTCGCCGTATGGCTGCTCGGCTTCGTCGTCCGGCCGACCGCCGGTGGCGGCGGCCGACGGAGCGGCCGTTGGTACCGCTGGTAG
- a CDS encoding GNAT family N-acetyltransferase, whose product MERPPEALEHRTVRLVRWRTGDAEWALDLVTEALDHLRPYMPWADGYSAEQNLAFLRSCEQAWDAGTSFQYSVHHRGRPAGSCGLLRRPGTDVVEIGYWLHPDHTGKGLATDSARLLVTAAFALSDVGAVEIVHDAGNHASGAVPRRLDFTRIGMRSSQPPLPPADSGIEVIWSLSRHQAAG is encoded by the coding sequence ATGGAACGCCCACCTGAGGCCCTGGAGCATCGGACGGTCCGGCTGGTCCGCTGGCGTACGGGCGACGCGGAGTGGGCGCTCGACCTGGTCACGGAGGCCCTGGACCACCTTCGTCCGTACATGCCCTGGGCCGACGGCTACAGCGCCGAGCAGAATCTCGCGTTCCTTCGCTCCTGCGAGCAGGCCTGGGACGCCGGAACCTCCTTTCAGTACTCCGTGCACCACCGGGGGCGCCCCGCCGGGTCGTGCGGACTCCTCCGGCGTCCCGGAACGGATGTCGTGGAGATCGGCTACTGGCTCCACCCCGACCACACCGGGAAGGGCCTGGCGACCGACTCCGCCCGCCTCCTCGTCACCGCCGCGTTCGCGCTGTCCGATGTCGGCGCGGTGGAGATCGTGCACGACGCGGGGAACCACGCGAGCGGAGCCGTGCCGCGCCGACTGGACTTCACGCGCATCGGCATGCGAAGTTCCCAGCCCCCGCTCCCACCCGCCGATTCCGGCATCGAAGTGATCTGGAGCCTGTCACGGCATCAGGCCGCGGGGTGA